TTAACACGACTGCCTGTGTCATCCATCTGCTGGTACAAGCCTGCGTTGCTACCGGCATCGACAATATCTTCTTTTTCCTGATGAAAAATATCATTGCCTTCTGTCAGCATGGAAGCAATTTTACCATGTGATATTTGAATACCACATGTTTTTAAAAAGCGCTCAATGGCGCTCTCCGTCATCCCTGCATCACGGTATAATGTGATGACCAGCGCTTTAACCCCAGGACCAAATTCACTGCCCTTATATTCGCCAGGAATCGGCGCAATAAAGGTTTTTTTCAAAGATGGTGAGTAATACGTTTCCAGCTTGAATTCAACATTATCCGTGATGATTTTTAGATCCTGGATGATTCGAATCTCAAAACCCTTGAACTTGGCGTCATCTGGCAGCGTTGCTTTGTCCAGAGCAATCGTAACACGTCTATCAATACGTACGTTTTTTTTGTCTTTGCCTGTGTTTTTATTGTTCCCTTTACCACGTTTATTGCGATCTCCTTCAGATGAATGATTGGAATTGCCTGTATTATCGCCATTGCTACCTTTGGATTGACCGCGAATATTAGGTTTGCCCTGTTCACCCTTAAGGCGGTTTATCTCATCACGTAATACTTGGTTTTCCTCTCTGAGCAAAGCATTTTCTTCGGCAAGCATTTCGACCAAATTAACCAATACCTTAATGATAGTCACGGCCTTTTTGTCGGCAAGACTATCGATATCTTTTGTTAACTCATCTAAAACTTGTTTGATTTCTTGGCGTTTCATCATCTACCACTGCGTTACTAATGCTGATACGGCAATCATAACATGACTTTTTTTGAACGCATTTTTCGAGTTTTAACGCCACTAAGGGCTAAGAAAAAATCTGACCTCAGGAGGGAGATGTTTTATTAGTGAAAGGGGCTACATTGTGATCTTGGGGATCTTAGGGCATGCATATTGCATGACTTACGTTTGATATGGAAAAACATCAGTTTTACAGAAAAACCGTGTCAATAGGTATTTTGAATATTTTTAAAGAATTCCGCTTGCTGACGCGCGCGGCTCGGATTAATCCGGACTCAGTGGCAGACACTTACCCGGCGATTCTGACAGGATACGAATACTCTTTTTACTAAAAGACATAATATGTTATATAAAATTAAATTTTTGCCTGTACTCTAGTCTATACAGATTAACACCTGTTAATAAGTTATTTTGGTAATAAGTTTTTTTGGTTGACCATTTTCAGGTGAAAATTTATAGACTAATAAAAGTGAAAGTCCAACGAGATTAAGCATCCTGACTTCTAACACATATTTTAGGTTTTTATATGAACGGTTTCATTCATGTCCTGTTTTAAAAAATTCAAAGATTTTTATAACGCTTCTGCAGAAAATAGAATTCAGATCCATCTGTTTCTTGCATTTGTTATTATTCCAGTTCTGGGGATGTCAATTTTGTATCTATTGGTACAGATATTCTGGATGTGAGAAACCCTGCATGGCCAATTAATCCAGGTACCAAATATGATGTTCAGAAACGGGGTTCGGGCTTAAGGTTTATTGTTTCACTTTGTTGCAAAAATACTAGAGAATAGGACGTTAAATACTACATTAATATTTGAGAATAAATGAAAATAAAAAAAATACCTGTATTAAAATACGGTGATACGGTTGAAGTTATTGCCCCAGCTTCACGATGTTCAGACAAACAGTTAATTGAAATGAGGGAGTTACTTGAGTCATGGCAATTAAACTGTATCGTCAAAAAGGATATTTTTGGCCCGGATTTATTATGTGCTAACACAGATGAAGCACGCTTAAAGCATTTGTCGCAAGCGTTACAAAACCCTGAATCAAAAGCCATTTTTTGCGCACGTGGTGGCTATGGTTCTATGCGTTTAATCCCAGGATTAATCAGGATTGATCAACCACAATCCCCAAAGATTTTGGTAGGCATGAGTGATATTACGGCCTTACAACTTTATGTGCAGCAACAGTGGGGTTGGCCAATAATCCATGGGGCTGCTGCACCCGATCGATTTTCTCCAGAATCCATTGCCTCTTTAAAGTCAATTTTGTTTGGAGCGACAAGATATATTGAATTTTCTGGCCTAATTCCACTGAATCAATATGCACTAATAAACACGACTATTGAATCCAGTGTAACAGGTGGTAATTTGTCAATAATCCAGGCAGGGGTTGGCACAAGCTGGACCCTCAACGGGCGCGATAAAATTATTCTATTAGAGGACATAGGAGAGCGAGGCTATCGTATCGACCGTATGTTAGAACATTTATTTCAGGCCAATATGTTCCAAAATGCGGCTGCAATTGTATTAGGAGATTTTCTTGAAGGAAAAGAGCCTGACACCTCATCATTGATTCATCCTGTTTTAAGTCGTTTTGCTGAACACTGTGATATTCCGGTGGTGCAAATTAAAGGAATAGGTCATGGATGTAATAATATGCCATTGCCATTTGGCACGGATGCCACATTACAATTGGGCAATGAAATTAAATTAACCTGTTTCACTTAGGACACAGCAATCAAAATTGTCGCCTAGTAAAAAATCCTCTCTTGGAGTTTTAGGCTGAAAACCTCGTCTTGATGTTATTTTGCACTATACTAAAACGGTATGAGTTAAATTATATGAAAAGATTACCAGAATGATTCTGCTAAAACTGTGATAGTAGTGTTGAAGTCGCTATACGTGATTATTTATGAGGTATTACTGTGCGAGTCGTAGAGGCACGTGGGCATTGATAGGCCATTATCCAAACCCCCTACGTATTGGGTAATTGAGTATATATTATGGACACTTTAAGGGTGCGATGGATGCAATGGAACCCATTGACGGCAATTAAGAACATCTCAATGATAGTTTGTTTGCTATTATCACCGCTCTCTATTGCCGCACCCACTTTGAATATTCCTCAAGTTTCTCTGATTATGACCATCCCTAATCATCCTCAG
The sequence above is drawn from the Legionella antarctica genome and encodes:
- a CDS encoding S66 peptidase family protein, translated to MKIKKIPVLKYGDTVEVIAPASRCSDKQLIEMRELLESWQLNCIVKKDIFGPDLLCANTDEARLKHLSQALQNPESKAIFCARGGYGSMRLIPGLIRIDQPQSPKILVGMSDITALQLYVQQQWGWPIIHGAAAPDRFSPESIASLKSILFGATRYIEFSGLIPLNQYALINTTIESSVTGGNLSIIQAGVGTSWTLNGRDKIILLEDIGERGYRIDRMLEHLFQANMFQNAAAIVLGDFLEGKEPDTSSLIHPVLSRFAEHCDIPVVQIKGIGHGCNNMPLPFGTDATLQLGNEIKLTCFT